In the Pyrolobus fumarii 1A genome, one interval contains:
- a CDS encoding DUF120 domain-containing protein produces the protein MTRGVGKASRFVTENLYKRLFLDILGCEPYPGTLNVQISDELVVRAYKTIIEELGPCMIYTPRDTRYGRIHLLEALVYGIIPGIIVIPERGVHDYSRTLEIVACRRIRDIAESLNSLVYVVVGCGLIRCWYFWSRAILSLKSSGL, from the coding sequence GTGACAAGAGGTGTTGGAAAAGCCTCGAGATTCGTGACTGAGAATCTTTACAAGCGTTTGTTTCTCGACATTCTCGGCTGTGAGCCTTATCCGGGCACACTCAATGTGCAGATAAGCGATGAACTTGTGGTAAGAGCATATAAGACTATCATTGAGGAACTGGGGCCGTGTATGATCTATACTCCGAGAGACACTAGATATGGGCGCATACATCTTCTTGAAGCTTTAGTCTATGGTATCATACCGGGGATTATCGTTATACCGGAGCGCGGTGTTCACGATTATTCTCGTACTCTAGAAATTGTAGCATGTAGAAGAATTAGGGATATTGCTGAGTCCCTGAATAGTCTTGTCTATGTGGTTGTTGGTTGTGGTTTAATAAGGTGCTGGTATTTTTGGAGCAGAGCGATATTGAGCCTCAAAAGCTCAGGATTATAG
- a CDS encoding MqnA/MqnD/SBP family protein: MEPGIYVLQPYAHLIPLVRKAKRVGLRLLFLKPSETHGAIKKYRNVFCGLTPLPLIVTYKLQVWIGPMVYTDGFSPSVIIASRVARTELCECKRLLVTSESIASYSLARILASVVCGGESVIIKRSLDPVSEARREDCILLIGDKGIRIYSSRKFHVVTDLASLYRKTFGFDPVFAATAGECSIIQDKLSKLKRLEPTLTDILGAYNTLHVPLPTVIEYLRYTRLDYNPELLRLNIALLQKYQHLIKPQPTTT, from the coding sequence TTGGAGCCCGGGATATACGTTCTACAACCCTACGCACACTTGATACCACTAGTGCGTAAAGCTAAACGAGTAGGATTACGTCTTCTCTTCCTTAAACCATCAGAGACGCATGGTGCCATAAAGAAGTACAGGAATGTATTCTGCGGGCTTACACCCCTCCCGCTTATCGTGACGTACAAACTACAAGTGTGGATAGGTCCAATGGTATACACGGATGGCTTCTCCCCTAGCGTTATCATAGCTTCTAGGGTAGCCAGGACCGAGCTATGTGAATGTAAACGTCTACTTGTTACAAGCGAGAGTATCGCATCTTACTCTCTCGCGCGTATCCTAGCAAGTGTCGTATGTGGAGGGGAGAGCGTAATAATTAAACGAAGTCTTGACCCGGTAAGTGAGGCCAGAAGAGAAGATTGTATACTCCTTATAGGCGACAAGGGCATTAGGATATACTCCTCGCGTAAATTCCACGTTGTAACCGACCTGGCCTCGCTATACCGCAAGACGTTTGGTTTTGACCCCGTTTTTGCAGCTACTGCCGGCGAGTGTAGCATCATACAAGATAAACTGTCGAAGCTCAAAAGACTAGAACCGACACTAACCGATATATTAGGTGCTTATAACACCCTACATGTCCCGCTCCCAACAGTAATCGAGTACTTGAGATACACTAGACTAGACTATAATCCTGAGCTTTTGAGGCTCAATATCGCTCTGCTCCAAAAATACCAGCACCTTATTAAACCACAACCAACAACCACATAG
- a CDS encoding aconitase X swivel domain-containing protein: MPGVARGKLLVIPDNVSFYGELEKRDLSGKILLVEGTRGSTVAPYVIYRMCRRGVAPNALLIATRVEPMIIAGAVLAELVLVDSLAELNPGLNLQALQEYNGVDVEVDANSASLARITVPAIRR; encoded by the coding sequence GTGCCCGGAGTGGCACGAGGCAAATTGCTTGTCATTCCAGACAATGTAAGCTTCTATGGTGAGCTTGAGAAAAGAGACCTTAGTGGCAAGATTCTACTCGTTGAGGGTACGCGGGGCAGTACCGTAGCGCCTTACGTCATATACCGGATGTGTCGTCGAGGAGTTGCGCCCAACGCGCTGCTTATAGCGACGCGTGTAGAGCCGATGATAATAGCTGGAGCAGTTCTGGCAGAGCTGGTGCTGGTAGACTCGCTTGCAGAGTTAAACCCTGGTTTGAATCTACAAGCTCTTCAAGAGTATAACGGCGTTGATGTTGAAGTAGATGCTAATAGCGCCTCATTAGCGCGTATTACGGTGCCAGCTATTCGCAGATAG
- a CDS encoding 50S ribosomal protein L44e yields MARYPKVIVTFCPRCRTHTPHSVAIYKHGRRRALAQGERRYRAKNKGYGSKRKPEQKRFAKTTKKVVLKLKCQKCGYTLHREGIRLKKAELVEK; encoded by the coding sequence ATGGCGAGGTACCCGAAGGTAATAGTGACGTTCTGCCCACGGTGTAGAACGCACACCCCCCACTCTGTGGCGATATACAAGCATGGTCGCCGTCGTGCACTGGCTCAGGGTGAGCGCAGGTATCGTGCAAAGAACAAGGGTTATGGTAGCAAGCGTAAGCCGGAGCAAAAGAGATTTGCAAAGACGACCAAGAAAGTTGTACTGAAGTTGAAGTGTCAGAAGTGCGGGTACACTCTACACCGTGAGGGTATTAGGCTGAAGAAGGCTGAGCTTGTGGAGAAGTGA
- a CDS encoding CDP-2,3-bis-(O-geranylgeranyl)-sn-glycerol synthase, translating into MLAEASVFIAIYVPALVANGSATLISRGHPIDMGLRLPDGRRVLGDGKTVEGFTLAMLYATSIAFTFALLLNNPLIAYYGVIAGLGALIGDMVGSFTKRRLGLERGAHAPILDQLDFIIGAYLLTIMAGYKPNLIMAIAFAVMVYMLHRITNIVAYRLGIKSVPW; encoded by the coding sequence ATGCTAGCAGAGGCCTCCGTCTTTATAGCGATTTACGTACCAGCGCTCGTAGCAAACGGTTCTGCAACTCTTATTTCTCGTGGACACCCTATTGACATGGGACTCCGGCTTCCAGATGGAAGACGAGTATTAGGCGACGGTAAGACTGTTGAGGGGTTTACTCTCGCCATGCTATACGCTACATCAATAGCATTTACATTCGCGTTACTCCTGAATAACCCACTTATCGCGTACTACGGGGTGATAGCTGGCTTAGGAGCACTCATAGGCGACATGGTAGGCTCGTTTACCAAGAGACGATTAGGGCTAGAAAGAGGCGCTCATGCACCCATACTAGACCAACTCGATTTCATAATTGGCGCTTACCTCTTGACCATCATGGCGGGCTACAAGCCCAATCTTATTATGGCGATAGCTTTCGCAGTCATGGTCTATATGCTGCACAGGATTACAAACATAGTAGCATACAGGTTAGGTATCAAGTCTGTCCCGTGGTAG
- a CDS encoding DUF402 domain-containing protein, whose amino-acid sequence MPQVPAAADVTVKSIENEPSRILVIGFPVHADRVVKALSKYMPTSPYWRSKLTLYSTVVGRVKGAENGKCIVEVDGIELELVNSSEECEPEKFVIGYVVKAPIFPGERGRLVEGVRVVGDYAMVYKSANVKVTFSEHISRADRRALLSSLALEYTNRGIGVHWRSSARDAEDSILREELKKLVEKLASVEEKAKQMLEEGRTGVVSEGERIYIYEISSIDKRRLDDIRDSILPTIPWHHSIKSLGDEKLNVIVDYAEKVLEIDRSVRSKLHEGLKLYIVDQLQGKRVRVHHVKLDGSVVELGVATVREARIDSGEISLILERHVRSSGVYDGLGVEKEPGDIIETSISTSRWYITHKYISRDGNLKGVYININTPPEIAPGYVRYIDLSVDVVKMPDGSVKIIDVEEFKKYVEEGVVPSELVNRVKEVVREIAGVELQI is encoded by the coding sequence TTGCCTCAGGTTCCTGCAGCAGCAGATGTAACTGTGAAGAGCATTGAGAATGAACCATCTCGGATACTTGTGATCGGGTTCCCAGTACATGCTGATCGCGTGGTTAAAGCACTATCAAAGTACATGCCGACATCGCCGTATTGGCGTTCAAAGCTAACCCTTTACTCGACTGTTGTTGGTCGTGTAAAGGGAGCTGAAAACGGTAAGTGTATTGTTGAGGTTGATGGTATAGAGCTTGAGCTTGTCAATAGTAGTGAAGAATGCGAGCCTGAGAAATTTGTAATTGGATATGTAGTTAAGGCTCCGATATTCCCTGGGGAAAGAGGCAGGCTTGTTGAAGGTGTGAGAGTTGTTGGCGATTATGCAATGGTCTATAAGAGTGCAAATGTCAAGGTGACGTTCAGTGAACACATATCGCGTGCTGATAGGCGCGCCCTGTTATCCTCGCTAGCTCTCGAGTATACAAACAGGGGTATCGGTGTTCACTGGCGTAGCAGCGCTCGCGATGCAGAGGATAGCATACTAAGGGAGGAGCTTAAGAAGCTCGTTGAGAAACTTGCAAGTGTTGAGGAGAAAGCCAAACAGATGCTAGAGGAAGGTAGAACAGGTGTTGTCAGCGAGGGCGAGCGAATATACATATACGAGATTTCCAGTATTGACAAAAGGAGGCTTGACGATATTCGTGATTCCATACTTCCGACCATACCGTGGCATCATAGCATTAAAAGCCTGGGCGACGAGAAGCTCAACGTGATTGTGGATTATGCGGAAAAGGTTCTTGAAATTGATAGAAGTGTACGCTCGAAACTACATGAGGGTCTCAAGCTTTACATAGTCGATCAGCTTCAGGGTAAGAGAGTGAGAGTTCACCACGTCAAACTTGATGGTAGTGTAGTAGAGCTTGGGGTAGCAACCGTACGTGAAGCTAGGATCGATAGTGGAGAAATAAGCTTGATACTCGAGAGGCATGTGAGAAGCTCCGGGGTATACGATGGTCTAGGTGTCGAGAAGGAGCCCGGTGATATAATAGAAACTAGCATAAGTACGTCTAGGTGGTACATAACCCACAAATATATATCGAGAGATGGTAACCTAAAGGGAGTGTATATAAACATTAATACGCCACCAGAAATTGCCCCAGGATATGTGCGGTACATAGACTTGTCTGTTGATGTTGTGAAGATGCCCGATGGAAGTGTGAAGATAATCGATGTAGAAGAGTTTAAAAAGTATGTTGAAGAGGGGGTTGTGCCGTCCGAGCTTGTCAACAGAGTTAAGGAGGTTGTGAGAGAGATTGCTGGCGTCGAACTGCAGATTTAG
- a CDS encoding UbiD family decarboxylase: MPVVTSCEVREEYLESLDALPRLLHECDGKCSVIARFGGKWFDAIGNVICNRGALYNLLGARKDSEAYAKLLEAMNEASSAKLREESFSEWFEKADASVAERLPATRFYDCDGGPYLTGGVIIACVDNVCNASIHRIMRVGKGVYGVRVVPRHLHALLERKRPLPVAIVFGADPRVELASACSPPLGVFELGVAVRLGWSGRVCKTPLYGIPVSCDAGVVVEGLLGEQLVEEGPFTDILLLCDEKRLQPSFRPQAVYLNKVTERFVWQILPGSEEHRLLMGFPREASIWDSVRRATGKEPIVRLTKGGGGWLNAVIAFDKIDDALARLAGIAAIAGHPSVKNVIVTTADVNIDDPVDVEWAVATRVQHDHDVIVIRGVRGSTLDPSGSEGVGTKTVIVAIPKGDKSKFLKPKLLGSK, translated from the coding sequence ATGCCCGTTGTGACCAGTTGTGAAGTGCGAGAAGAGTATTTAGAGAGTCTAGATGCCCTACCACGATTACTTCACGAGTGTGATGGAAAATGTAGTGTGATTGCAAGGTTTGGTGGTAAATGGTTTGATGCTATTGGCAACGTAATTTGTAATCGTGGTGCATTGTATAACCTTCTTGGTGCTAGGAAAGACTCTGAGGCATATGCAAAGCTGCTAGAAGCTATGAATGAGGCGTCATCTGCTAAACTACGCGAGGAAAGCTTCAGTGAATGGTTTGAAAAGGCTGATGCTTCGGTAGCGGAGCGTCTTCCTGCAACACGTTTCTATGATTGTGACGGAGGACCATATCTTACTGGCGGTGTAATCATAGCGTGTGTTGATAATGTATGTAATGCGTCCATACATCGTATAATGAGGGTTGGCAAGGGAGTGTATGGTGTTCGAGTAGTTCCAAGGCATCTGCATGCGCTCCTGGAGCGTAAGCGTCCTTTGCCTGTCGCCATAGTATTTGGTGCTGATCCGCGTGTAGAGCTTGCATCAGCATGCTCGCCTCCTCTGGGTGTATTTGAGCTAGGCGTTGCGGTGCGGTTAGGATGGAGCGGGCGTGTCTGCAAAACCCCGCTGTACGGGATTCCAGTGTCGTGTGACGCAGGTGTCGTGGTGGAGGGATTACTTGGTGAGCAGTTAGTTGAGGAGGGCCCGTTTACTGATATACTGTTGCTCTGTGACGAGAAACGGTTACAGCCTAGTTTCCGTCCGCAAGCTGTGTACCTTAACAAAGTTACTGAAAGGTTTGTATGGCAGATTCTTCCGGGTAGCGAGGAGCATAGGCTACTGATGGGGTTCCCTAGGGAAGCTAGCATATGGGATAGTGTGAGAAGGGCGACGGGCAAGGAGCCCATTGTTAGGCTGACTAAAGGCGGGGGCGGATGGCTGAATGCTGTGATAGCCTTCGACAAAATAGATGATGCGCTTGCTAGGCTTGCAGGCATAGCAGCCATAGCTGGTCACCCGAGCGTCAAGAACGTAATAGTCACTACAGCTGATGTAAACATTGATGATCCCGTTGATGTAGAGTGGGCTGTGGCCACGAGGGTACAGCATGACCATGATGTCATAGTTATTCGTGGCGTTAGAGGCTCTACACTAGATCCAAGCGGATCCGAAGGTGTTGGAACCAAGACTGTGATAGTGGCTATCCCGAAAGGCGATAAAAGCAAGTTCCTGAAGCCAAAGCTTCTGGGTAGTAAGTAG
- a CDS encoding aconitase X catalytic domain-containing protein → MYLTQIEERMLNGEYGEAVRKAMEILVRIGEALGAPRLIPVTSVHVSGISVNNIGVEGVELIEWFARNGARVLVKRATINPMGFDLDGIMPRDSREWALQLRLLNAFRNMGFSTMVTCTPYDAGNRPGRGEHIAWSESSAVLYANSVLGARTNREGGIVALAAGITGRIYLWGMHLDEERMPTHLIRIVVKDDVRNDLYSGVVGAIIGSVVDGIPLIDEGYRVDEAGVRNLLAAAGAWGSLPLIYLPGVTPDYRDARSRCDTCERLEIDDREIKDFIERVGGYADENVDAIFVGCPHVNTSVLDYIMNKLEKCGGTKIPFYVAVGGHVPREYVDKGLRLNIRVVRGTCMVVTELSRLGLESIATNSMKAAFYLPRRHGVQVKLGELDKLVSIACGAHGG, encoded by the coding sequence ATGTATCTCACGCAGATAGAGGAACGGATGCTTAATGGAGAGTATGGTGAAGCTGTTCGCAAAGCTATGGAGATATTAGTTCGTATTGGTGAGGCGTTGGGAGCGCCAAGGTTAATCCCCGTAACTTCTGTCCATGTTTCTGGCATTTCTGTCAACAATATTGGTGTTGAGGGGGTTGAGCTCATAGAATGGTTTGCGAGGAACGGTGCACGCGTGTTAGTCAAGAGAGCTACCATTAATCCAATGGGGTTCGATCTTGATGGGATAATGCCCAGGGATAGCCGTGAATGGGCGCTTCAATTACGATTATTAAATGCGTTTAGGAACATGGGCTTCTCTACAATGGTGACGTGCACGCCTTATGATGCTGGTAATAGGCCTGGTCGTGGTGAGCACATTGCCTGGTCGGAGTCAAGCGCAGTTCTCTATGCTAATAGCGTACTTGGTGCACGTACGAATAGAGAAGGAGGTATAGTTGCGCTTGCGGCGGGGATAACTGGGCGTATCTATCTATGGGGGATGCACCTTGATGAGGAACGTATGCCGACTCACCTCATCCGCATTGTTGTGAAGGACGATGTGCGCAACGATCTCTATAGTGGTGTTGTTGGTGCTATTATAGGGTCTGTAGTAGACGGTATACCGTTGATAGACGAAGGATATCGTGTTGACGAGGCTGGTGTTAGGAATCTGCTTGCTGCGGCTGGCGCTTGGGGCTCGTTGCCTCTCATATATCTGCCAGGCGTTACACCAGATTATCGTGATGCTCGTTCCCGCTGTGATACGTGTGAACGTTTGGAAATCGACGATCGCGAGATTAAAGATTTTATAGAGCGTGTGGGTGGTTACGCGGACGAGAATGTAGATGCTATCTTTGTTGGATGCCCTCATGTTAACACGAGTGTACTAGACTATATCATGAATAAGTTGGAGAAGTGCGGCGGGACAAAAATACCGTTCTATGTTGCTGTCGGGGGTCATGTACCACGTGAGTATGTTGATAAAGGGCTTAGACTCAACATTAGAGTAGTACGTGGTACGTGCATGGTAGTTACTGAACTTTCAAGGCTGGGCTTAGAAAGCATAGCAACAAACTCTATGAAAGCGGCTTTCTACCTTCCCCGTAGGCATGGTGTACAAGTTAAGCTGGGTGAACTAGACAAGTTGGTATCAATAGCTTGTGGTGCGCATGGTGGTTAG
- a CDS encoding radical SAM protein: MSESVAREVIERSLNGEHISAKLVEELLSTEPLHELLYQADKLREKIVGQNATYVVNLYVAYTNRCVAHCPICNFHAQDASRSYILPIDKIVEIVKRFRIEKGITEVHVTGGFNPDISVDYYLNLVKEIKRQVPGVTVKAFTAEELVFISRRLGEPLDQLLWELKEAGLDALPGGGAEILDENIRRIITPYKSDPTTYLEVHKMAHRIGIRSNVTMLYGHIEEPKHIAIHLLSVLRIQRETAGFISFIPIRWRPGNTALAKNPKYKEVIAAKQSPLYDLRIIAVSRLVLGRELRNITAYWVALGKRLASIALRAGANDLGGTFYNEPVIGSTEGKITRGLDPTELEYIIVQAGLVPCERNTFYECLGRRAKGAKFWRETLWLAWSPGYTFYNPTHT; the protein is encoded by the coding sequence GTGTCAGAGAGTGTAGCGCGTGAAGTTATTGAGCGGAGCCTAAATGGAGAACATATAAGCGCCAAACTCGTTGAGGAGCTTCTCAGTACTGAGCCCCTCCACGAACTCTTATACCAAGCTGACAAGCTCCGCGAGAAGATAGTAGGTCAAAATGCAACATACGTTGTCAATCTCTATGTTGCATATACTAATCGTTGCGTAGCACACTGCCCCATATGCAATTTCCACGCACAGGATGCCAGTAGATCCTACATTCTACCGATAGACAAGATAGTGGAAATCGTCAAGCGTTTCCGTATTGAAAAAGGTATAACGGAAGTACATGTAACTGGAGGCTTTAATCCCGATATTAGCGTTGATTACTACCTAAACCTTGTCAAGGAGATTAAGAGACAAGTACCGGGCGTAACGGTCAAAGCGTTTACAGCCGAGGAGTTAGTTTTCATCTCCCGTCGTCTAGGAGAGCCTCTAGACCAGCTATTGTGGGAGTTGAAGGAGGCTGGCCTTGACGCTCTGCCCGGCGGCGGAGCAGAGATACTCGATGAGAACATACGACGCATAATAACACCGTATAAGTCAGACCCCACCACCTACCTTGAAGTACACAAGATGGCACACCGTATAGGCATACGCTCCAATGTAACAATGTTATATGGACACATAGAGGAGCCTAAGCATATAGCAATACACTTGCTAAGCGTGCTACGTATTCAAAGAGAAACTGCAGGTTTCATCTCCTTTATACCGATAAGGTGGCGGCCGGGCAACACCGCACTAGCTAAAAACCCTAAGTACAAGGAAGTCATAGCCGCGAAGCAATCACCATTGTATGACCTCCGCATAATAGCTGTATCAAGACTTGTTTTGGGACGTGAGCTTCGTAACATAACAGCCTATTGGGTAGCTCTAGGGAAGAGACTCGCAAGCATAGCATTACGTGCAGGCGCCAATGATCTGGGCGGTACTTTCTACAATGAACCTGTCATAGGCTCGACAGAGGGCAAGATAACCCGGGGTCTCGATCCAACCGAGCTAGAGTACATCATAGTCCAGGCGGGATTAGTCCCATGTGAGAGAAACACCTTCTACGAGTGTTTAGGTAGGCGGGCGAAGGGGGCAAAGTTCTGGAGGGAGACGCTCTGGCTAGCTTGGAGCCCGGGATATACGTTCTACAACCCTACGCACACTTGA
- a CDS encoding translation initiation factor IF-2 subunit alpha — protein sequence MVRKRKELPEVGELVVGTVKKIYDYGAYLNLDEYGGIEAYLPWSEVASRWVRRIDEVIKEGQKVVVKVIRVHKQRKTVDVSLKRVTEGEKRRKMLEWKRAQKAEKILEIAAQRLGKTLDEAYEEAGWKIEEYYGELMAGLEQAAMRGPQALIEAGVPEEWAKVLAEEAARHIEIRKVRVAGLFTLRSLAPDGVERIKQVLLKAKEAALNTEKDVEARVYTVGAPRYRIEIIAVDYKKAEKALAAALETAESVARELGVEYSFTREKSK from the coding sequence ATGGTGCGTAAGCGCAAAGAACTCCCAGAAGTAGGCGAGCTTGTAGTCGGCACGGTGAAGAAGATATACGATTACGGTGCCTACCTCAATCTTGATGAATATGGTGGTATTGAAGCGTATCTGCCTTGGAGCGAAGTAGCATCAAGATGGGTTAGGAGGATTGACGAGGTTATCAAGGAAGGGCAAAAAGTGGTTGTCAAAGTCATACGTGTGCACAAGCAAAGGAAGACTGTCGACGTTTCCCTGAAGAGGGTAACCGAGGGTGAAAAGCGGCGTAAAATGCTTGAGTGGAAGCGTGCACAAAAGGCCGAGAAGATACTAGAGATAGCTGCTCAGAGACTTGGTAAGACTCTAGACGAGGCGTACGAGGAAGCTGGCTGGAAGATAGAAGAGTACTATGGCGAGCTAATGGCTGGTCTTGAGCAAGCGGCGATGCGCGGTCCTCAGGCACTGATTGAGGCAGGTGTTCCAGAGGAGTGGGCCAAGGTGCTCGCTGAGGAGGCGGCGCGTCACATAGAGATACGTAAGGTGCGTGTGGCAGGGCTCTTCACGCTTCGCAGCCTGGCTCCGGATGGCGTTGAAAGGATAAAGCAAGTTCTCCTTAAGGCGAAGGAGGCTGCCCTCAACACCGAAAAAGATGTTGAGGCTCGCGTCTACACCGTCGGGGCACCTCGATACCGCATAGAAATCATAGCGGTCGACTATAAGAAGGCGGAGAAGGCGCTCGCAGCCGCTCTTGAAACGGCAGAGTCTGTTGCCCGCGAGCTAGGAGTAGAGTATAGTTTCACCAGAGAGAAGAGTAAGTGA
- a CDS encoding RNA-protein complex protein Nop10 has translation MRWLMRKCVICGRYTLSRDKCPVCGGEVRVPHPPRFSPEDKYLKYRYLMKKLAGLLPVGEENEKEEKEKKRMVATTGQT, from the coding sequence ATGAGATGGTTAATGCGAAAATGTGTTATTTGTGGACGTTACACACTCTCTCGTGACAAGTGCCCCGTATGTGGAGGCGAAGTAAGAGTACCTCACCCACCACGTTTCTCGCCGGAAGATAAGTACCTCAAGTATCGTTATCTTATGAAGAAGCTTGCTGGATTACTACCGGTCGGCGAGGAAAACGAGAAAGAGGAAAAAGAAAAGAAGAGGATGGTCGCTACCACGGGACAGACTTGA
- a CDS encoding Clp1/GlmU family protein, translating into MARISLELEQGEIVRVMGPAKLTVLRGRVMILGAVFSENESVEIDKFRSYGVKAIENAALAVTLGEGSSLEQPVEGEEVIDEWVRVADEIVDAVKGEGGVVIAIGPTDAGKSSFTALLANRGLHAGLRVGVIDADIGQADVGPPGFISATLVDRKILWLRWLKAEELRFIGSIAPHRHERRILAAVVDLYHVLRDRGAQLIAVDSDGWVYGLSALEYKMELIRVLRPAAVVVVGDDSIANVVAGWTRGFKTKVYAVKSPAVVRVRDREDRRTLRSEAYRRFFEGATVRSVKLTEVSVMGSCLFMGELLDQNRLASLSSELGVQVLAGSESVDSLVLVVDKQPRPGVIERLSQEKQVYVITRGSEQGLYVAVLDNEMRERAPGVITSIDYSSLEAQVLTSYQGEIGGLIIGNIRLSIEAGFEEVGRVQRCPL; encoded by the coding sequence ATGGCAAGAATAAGTCTCGAACTCGAGCAAGGCGAGATCGTTCGTGTTATGGGTCCAGCTAAGCTCACAGTACTAAGAGGACGTGTTATGATACTTGGTGCAGTATTCTCCGAGAACGAGAGTGTGGAGATAGACAAGTTCAGAAGCTATGGTGTAAAAGCTATCGAGAATGCAGCATTGGCGGTGACACTTGGAGAGGGTAGCTCGCTTGAACAACCAGTTGAAGGCGAAGAGGTCATAGATGAGTGGGTTAGAGTTGCAGACGAAATAGTTGATGCAGTTAAGGGCGAAGGCGGTGTTGTAATAGCAATAGGTCCCACGGATGCAGGTAAGTCGAGTTTCACAGCCCTTCTGGCTAATCGAGGTTTACATGCTGGCTTAAGAGTAGGTGTAATTGACGCTGATATAGGGCAGGCGGACGTAGGCCCGCCTGGTTTCATTTCTGCCACTTTGGTTGATAGGAAGATACTTTGGTTAAGATGGCTTAAAGCTGAGGAGCTTAGGTTCATAGGCTCAATAGCACCGCATCGTCACGAGCGTAGAATACTGGCTGCTGTCGTAGATTTATACCATGTGCTTAGAGACAGAGGTGCACAGCTCATAGCAGTTGATAGCGACGGCTGGGTGTATGGCCTATCCGCGCTAGAGTATAAGATGGAGCTTATCCGCGTGCTTAGGCCAGCAGCAGTCGTTGTTGTCGGTGATGACAGTATTGCGAATGTTGTCGCAGGATGGACAAGAGGTTTCAAAACGAAAGTGTATGCTGTTAAGTCGCCTGCTGTCGTGAGAGTGCGTGACCGTGAGGATAGGAGAACGCTACGATCCGAGGCCTACCGTAGATTCTTCGAAGGGGCGACAGTGAGAAGCGTTAAGCTAACAGAGGTAAGCGTGATGGGCTCATGCCTCTTCATGGGCGAGCTACTCGACCAGAATAGGTTAGCGAGTCTATCGAGTGAGCTTGGTGTGCAAGTACTGGCGGGAAGTGAGAGCGTAGATTCGTTGGTTCTTGTTGTTGACAAGCAGCCTAGGCCGGGTGTCATCGAGAGATTATCGCAAGAGAAACAAGTCTATGTGATAACTCGTGGTTCTGAGCAAGGACTCTATGTTGCAGTCCTAGATAATGAAATGCGAGAGAGGGCTCCGGGTGTGATAACAAGCATAGACTATTCGAGCCTAGAGGCACAGGTATTGACAAGCTATCAGGGCGAGATAGGCGGCTTGATAATCGGCAACATTAGGCTTAGTATTGAGGCGGGGTTCGAGGAAGTCGGGCGGGTACAGCGATGCCCGTTGTGA
- a CDS encoding 30S ribosomal protein S27e: protein MVKKLKIAIPEPRSRFLLVRCPNCGHEQVVFSHATFPARCLVCGTVLVQPTGGKAKILGQVLRVLG from the coding sequence GTGGTCAAGAAGCTCAAGATAGCTATTCCGGAGCCAAGGAGCCGCTTCTTGCTGGTTCGTTGCCCAAACTGTGGCCATGAGCAAGTAGTGTTTAGCCACGCGACATTCCCAGCTAGGTGTCTTGTCTGTGGTACGGTGCTAGTGCAGCCTACCGGCGGCAAGGCTAAGATACTAGGTCAAGTGCTGAGAGTCCTAGGTTGA
- a CDS encoding UPF0147 family protein, which translates to MQAVYDNEAKIRQATIMLMRVINDTHVPRNIRRAAMEAIKQLKDPTLSPGVRAANAISILDEISQDPNMPVYVRTIIWNVITLLETVKD; encoded by the coding sequence GTGCAGGCTGTGTATGACAACGAGGCTAAGATAAGGCAGGCTACTATAATGCTTATGAGAGTAATTAACGATACCCATGTACCGAGAAACATTAGGCGTGCAGCAATGGAAGCAATAAAGCAGCTCAAAGACCCTACATTAAGCCCTGGCGTACGTGCTGCTAACGCTATAAGCATCCTTGATGAGATAAGCCAGGACCCAAACATGCCAGTTTACGTGCGTACAATAATTTGGAACGTAATCACCCTCTTAGAGACCGTGAAGGACTAA